One part of the Vicia villosa cultivar HV-30 ecotype Madison, WI linkage group LG6, Vvil1.0, whole genome shotgun sequence genome encodes these proteins:
- the LOC131609839 gene encoding sialyltransferase-like protein 1, with amino-acid sequence MRQHKQAPIAGPKIVYLLCGAAFFSFLLFSIQSSFLTGSFYSDRNSESIRDLFQFQSNVQQCVANRGLGLTAEIIDHCTLVLKYPEGTNSTWYNQQFKKFEPLEYTYDVCEAILLWEQYRNMTTVLTREYLDVRPGGWLDYAPLRIAQLGAKNCYNKTLCEEQLNILLPAKPPFHPRQFRTCAVVGNSGDLLKTEFGKEIDSHDAVFRDNEAPVNEKYAKYVGLKRDFRLVVRGAARNMVPILNGSDNEVLIIKSLTHKEINAVIKTIPNPVYLFQGIVLRRGAKGTGMKSIELALSMCDIVDIYGFTVDPGYTEWTRYFSDPRKGHNPLQGRAYYQLLECLGVIRIHSPMRSKRKQDWSDVPSREMISQAHAAAWRLRKSLAGKAGGLGQFGNCKVWGNVDPDKSGPISGSPDMSDVRKNSNYQKWEVMPLKSLRKEAQAHYKQMEGVSQYKMDGNKLDDLVCVRHSLKSDV; translated from the exons ATGAGACAGCACAAGCAAGCACCAATCGCGGGACCGAAGATTGTGTATCTGCTGTGCGGCGCTGCATTcttctcctttctcctcttctccATCCAATCCTCTTTCCTCACCG GCTCCTTCTATTCAGATCGAAACTCCGAATCGATTCGCGACTTGTTTCAGTTTCAGTCCAATGTTCAGCAATGTGTG GCAAATAGGGGGCTTGGACTCACTGCAGAAATTATTGACCATTGCACATTGGTTCTCAAGTACCCTGAAGGCACCAACAGTACTTGG TACAATCAGCAGTTTAAAAAATTTGAGCCTTTGGAATACACTTATGATGTGTGTGAGGCAATACTCTTGTGGGAACAG tATCGAAACATGACCACAGTGTTGACAAGAGAGTATCTTGACGTTCGGCCTGGTGGTTGGTTAGATTATGCTCCACTAAGGATAGCACAATT GGGGGCAAAGAACTGCTATAATAAGACTCTATGTGAAGAGCAACTTAATATATTATTACCTGCAAAACCCCCATTTCATCCAAGGCAGTTCCGTACGTGTGCTGTTGTTGGGAATTCTGGGGACCTTCTAAAGACAGAATTTGGGAAAGAAATTGATAGTCATGATGCTGTTTTTCGAGACAACGAGGCCCCTGTTAATGAG AAATATGCCAAATACGTTGGTCTTAAGAGGGACTTCCGTCTAGTTGTAAGAGGTGCTGCTCGTAACATGGTTCCTATTCTAAATGGGTCTG ATAatgaggtactcataatcaaaaGTCTGACACACAAAGAAATCAATGCAGTTATAAAG ACTATACCAAATCCAGTCTATCTCTTTCAAGGTATTGTACTACGTCGAGGTGCCAAAGGAACTGGAATGAAGTCTATTGAATTAGCACTCTCTATGTGTGATATTGTTGATATATATGGTTTCACCGTTGATCCTGGATACACTGAATG GACAAGATACTTCTCTGATCCTAGGAAGGGACACAATCCACTTCAAGGCAGAGCATACTACCAACTTCTAGAATGTCTTGGG GTAATCAGGATTCACTCCCCCATGAGATCCAAGAGGAAGCAAGACTGGTCAGATGTGCCAAGTAGAGAAATGATAAGCCAAGCACATGCAGCAGCTTGGCGCTTGAGAAAGAGTTTGGCTGGTAAGGCTGGGGGTTTAGGACAATTTGGCAATTGTAAGGTGTGGGGCAATGTAGACCCAGACAAAAGTGGGCCTATCTCAGGCTCACCAGACATGAGTGATGTCAGGAAGAATTCAAATTATCAAAAATGGGAAGTCATGCCTTTGAAAAGTTTGAGGAAAGAAGCACAGGCTCACTATAAGCAAATGGAAGGGGTCTCGCAATATAAAATGGATGGCAATAAGTTGGATGATCTAGTGTGTGTGAGGCACTCCTTAAAATCGGACGTGTAA